The Pseudogulbenkiania sp. MAI-1 sequence CCTGGACGGTGTACTGGAACAGCAAGGCGGTGCTGCCGGAGCCCGACACGTAGTTGGCGTAGACGGTGCGGCCACCGACGGTGAGCGCCAGGCGCGGCGTGCCGCTGCCACTGACGGTCACCGCTTCGGAGGTGGTAACGGTGAGGCTCAGCACGTCGCCGGCGTTGTACTGGCCATTGGCCGGCACGCTCACGCTGGCGACGCTCGGGATCACCACGTCGACCAGCACGCCGGTGGTGGAACCGACGCTGTTGAGCGCCGTGGCGGCGTTGTTGCCGACCGCGTCACGGATCGTACCGCCGTTGAGGTCGAGGCTGGATGCCACGGCGATGCCGTTGTTGTCGAGCTGCCCGCTGGCCACCGTCAGGCGGAAGGTCAGCGCGTTGCTGCCGCTGCCCGACAGGTAGTCGGCGTAGACGGTGCCGCCGGTGTCGAGCGTCACCGCCAGGCGCGGCGTGCCGCCGCCGGTGGCGACCACTACCGCCTCGCTGAAGTTGACGGTGAAGTCGAGGTGCTGGCCGGCCACGTAGTGGCCGTCGGCCGGCACCTCGACGCTGGTGACGGTGGGGGCGATGCCGTCGATCAAGATAGCGTGCTGGCCAGCGATGGACGCGGCGCCGCCGACCGTCGGCAGGGTCAGCAGTGCGTCGAGATGAGTGGCGCTGCGGATGGTGCTGCCGTTGAGCGCCAGCGCGGCGGTCGAGGCATAGTCGAGATCGGTGCTGACATTCCCCGCCTGCACCGTGTAAGCGAAGGTCAATGTGGCACTGCCCGAGCCGGAGACATAACTGGCCGCACGATCGGTGCTGCCGGTTTCCAGCAGCAAGGTCGGCGTGCCGGCCGAGGTATCGACGTTGACGATCTGATCGAAGGTGATCGTGGCATAGAGGGTGTCGCCGGCCTTGTAGCCACCGTCGGCATTGCTGACATGGACGGTCGAAACCACCGGGTTGATGCGGTTGACGGTAATGGCGATCGTGTCGGTATCGGTCTGCGTCCCGCCACTGCCGGAGAGGCCGAGGTCGCTGGTGGTGATCTGCAGGCTGGCCGGGCCGTTGTAGCCGCCGGTCGGCGAGAAGATCATGCCTTGCAGGGCGAGGTTGATGCTGGCGATGCTTCCCTCGAAGGTCATGGTCGAGTCCGATGTGCCGGACCCCACCGAGAAGCTCAGCCCCGAGGTGCCTCCCAGCATGAGCAGGCCATGAGTCGCCGTCAGCGTTACCCGCACCGTGCCGCTGCCGGCATCCACGTCGCTGATCGAAATGGCGTTGCCGTTGCCGCTGCTGAATACCAGGTTCGCATCCTGATCGACGCTCGCCGTCGCCGGCGCCGTGTTGACCGGGGCATCGTTGACCGCGGTCACCGCCAGCGTCACCGTTGTGGCCGCCGCCTCGCTGCTGCCGGTGCCGCTATTGCCAGGATCGGCTCCGGTGCTGCCGCCGTCGTCGATCGCCACGGTCAGGACGACGTTGCCCGTCGCATTGCTCGCTGTGGTAAAGCTCACGTTACTGGCGGCGATGAAGGCGTTGATGTCGGCGATGGTACCCGCCAATGTCAGCGTCCCCGTCCCGCTGCCGCTCACGGTCACGCCGCTGCCGCTGATGGCGGAGAGCGCCCCCGAGGCGACAGACAATGTCGCGGTAGCCGTGCCGCTGCCCGCATCGACGTCGGCGAAGCTGATGCCGGTCAGTGCGGTGCCGACGTCCTCAGTCACACCGATACTGGCCGGCGCGGAGATGGTCGGCGCATCGTTGACGGCGGTGACCTGCAGCGTGGTGGTCTCGCTATCGCTCTGCGCCCCGCCGCTGCCGGTGTTGCCGCCATCGTTGAGGGCCGCCGTGAGCGTGACGTCGCCAGTGGCGTTGCTGGCCGTGGTGAAGGAGACGTTGCTGGCCGCGATGAAGGCGTTGATATTGGCCACCGAACCGGTCAGCGTGAGCGCCGAGCTGGTGCCGCCCACAGTCACGCCTCCTCCGCTGGTGGCGGACAGACTGCCGCTAGCCACGCTCAGGGTGGCCGTGACGCTGGCGCTGCCGGCATCGCTATCGCTGAAACTGATCCCGGTGAGTGCGCTGGCTGTGTCCTCGGTCACCGCGATGCTGGCCGGCACGGTGACAATCGGCGCATCGTTGATGCTGGCGACGCTGACCGACTTGGTCACGGAGGCACTGCCGGTGCTGCCGTCGTTGATCGTGAAGCTGACCGTGCGGGTGGAAGTATTCGGCGTCTCGGCCGTGTTGGTGTACGTCACCGCGCGCAGCGCGGCCTGCCACTGGGCTTGCGTGGCGGTGGCGCCGCTGGAGGTCAGCGTCAGCACACCGGTGCCGCTGTTGTAGCTGGCGCTGATATTGCCGTAGCTGCTGCTGGAGGTATTGCTGAAGGCCAGCACGTCCTGACCTGCCTGGAAGTTGCCGGTGATCGACACAGCCGCGCTGGCCAGCGTACCGCTGTCGAGATCGGACAGGATCAGCGCGTTATCAATGACGACGGGAACCGAAGTGGCATTGTTGCCTTCGGTGAAGGCCGTCGTCCCAGCACTGGCGCTCAGGATGGGCGCATCGTTGGTGCTGGCTACGGTGACATTGCGGGTGGCAGCACTGCTGTCGGCGCCCCCATCGTTGACGACGAAGCTGACGACACGGGTCGCCGTGTTGGGGGTATCGGAGCTGTTGGTGTAAGTGACGGCGCGCAAGGCGGCTTGCCACTGGGCCACGGTGGCGGTAGCGCCGCTGGAGGTCAGCGTCAGCACGCCCGTGCCACTGTTGTAGCTCGCCGAAATATTGCCCATCGTGCTGCCGTCGTTGCTGAACGCCAGCACGTCTTCCCCACTCTGGAAATTGCCGGTGATCGATACCGTGGCGCTGGCCAGCGTGCTGCTGTCGACATCAGACAAGGTCAGCCCGCTGTCGATGGCAACCGGCGTGCTGGTGGCATTGTTGGCCTCGGTAAATGCGGCACTCCCACCCGAGGTGGTGACAGTGGACGCATCGTTGACCGCGCTGACGGTGAGGCTGGCCTGCGCCGTCCCGGTCGAATACGCGCTGGTCCCGCCGTTGGTGGTGGTGTCGGCGGTCTGGCGGGTGCTGTTGGTCGACGCGCTGCCGCTGGTCTGATCCCAGCCACGGAAGGTGAAGGTGGCGGTCTCGCCGTTGGCGGCATCCGGCACATAGCGGACGCGGCTGCTGCTCGACAGCAGCAACGCCGCGTTGCCGGCGACGCTACCCACGCTGTTCCAGGTGGTGCCGTCGGTGGAGTACTGCCACGTGCCGTTACCGGCCGTGGCGGTGATGGCGATACCCGACAAGGCGCCGGCATCGACGTCGCCGAAAGTCAGGCCAGCCAGGATGGTGGAGACCAGCGTGCCGCTGGAAGTGGTGTTCTCGTCGGTGCCGGCAAGCACGTAGGAGCCGCCCGACAAGGTGGGCGCATCGTTCACGGCGGCAACGCCAACCGTGGCCGCCACCGACAAGCTGGAGGCGTCCACGCCGCTATTGCTGGTGCCGCCGGTATCGCGAATGCCGGTCAGTGTCACGACGCGGCTGGTGGTACCCGGCGCGTCGCTGGTGTTGCGGTAGCCAAGACCGTCCACCAGCGTCTGTGCCGCCGACACGCTGATACCGCCCGCTTTGCTGACGGTGACGGTAGCCGTGCTGCCGGTCACGCTCACCGAGACCATCATGCCATTGGTTGCGGTGGTGACCGAATTGCCGTTGGTGAGGACGACATCGCTGCCGTCGACGCTGAGAATCTCGCTGCTGCCATCAGCCAGATTGGCGATGGTGAACGTGAGCTGGTCGATGCTCTGCCCTGCCTCCACCGTGCCGATGCCGACGCTGCTGAACAGATCGACCGCACTGCCGCCTTCGGTATAGGTCGGCGTGCCGCCGGTGGCGCTGAGCGTCGGGGCATCGTTGACGCCGGTGACGCTCACCGTGACGTCCGCATTCGAGCTGGTGCCGCCGTCGCCGTCGTTGACGGTAATGCGCACCGTGCGGGTAGCGGTATTGATATCGCCGCTATTGCTGTTGGCGTAGGTCAGGTTGCGCAGCAGGGCCTGAGCCGCCGTGGCGGTGGCATTACCGTTGAAGGTGACGACCAGGTCGCTGGTGCCCGTACCGCCGCTGAAGCTGCCGATGGTGACGGCGCCCGCTCCGAAGTTGTAAGTGATGTTGCTGCCGGATACGCCGATCTGGCCGCTCCCCGTGCCCTCATTGCGCACGGCCAGCACGTCCTCGCCGGCCACACGGTTGGCGACGATAGCGACGGTGACATTGCCGCCATTGAAATCGGCCGAGTCGGCATCGGTCAGCAGCGCGTTACTACCCGAATCCAGCAGCACGACGCTGCCACCCTCGGTGTAACCGACGCTGTCACCGCCCAGATTGCTCACGACCGGCGCAGCGTTGATCGGCGCGGTCAGCGTGACATCGTTGCCGGTGCCGCCGATGTAGCTGGCCGCCAGGACGGTGCCGTTGCCGCCGGCGGTTTGCGTGCCACCTTCCGCCAGACCGGAGAACGTACCGGTGACGGCGTCGCTGCCATCGTTAGTAATGATCGTATAGGCATCGCCGTTGCCGGGGGTATAGCTGTGGGTCACCGACAGGGTCGCGCCGGCAACGGCGACGGTTCCCTTGACGTCCACCACGTCGTAGCCCGAACCGGCGGTCGTACCCGCAATGTCGACCGCCAGCGTGCCGCCCGAGGCGACAGTCAGATTGCCGTTCACGGTGAGCGTGCCTGCCCCACCACTGCCGGGCGACAGCGTGCCGCCGCTGTTGACCGTCAAGGTGTTGCTCGAGCTGGTCGCGAAGATACTGCCTGTCCCGACCAGCGTGGCGCCCGAGGCAACGGTCACGGCCGAGGTACCGGACAACGCGCCGGTGACCGCCAGCGTGCCGGCCGAAACCGAACTGGCACCGGTGTAGGTATTGGTTCCAGACAGGGTCAGGGTGCCGCTGCCGGTCTTGGTGACCCCGCCGCTGCCGGAGAGAATGCCGGAAAACGTGGTGGAGGTATTGTTGCCACCGGCAGTCAGGGTGTTGGCGCCCAATGCCACATTGCCGGCCCCGGTCAGCGAGCCGATGGTTTCGCTTGCCGAAAGCTGGAAGGTAGCGCCCGACGACACCGTCAGGGCGCCGCTGTCGACAATGGCCGAGCCCCCGGATACGGCAAGCGTGCCCGCCGAAACAGTCGTGGTGCCGGTGTAGGTATTGCTACCGGACAGCGTCAGCGTGCCGGCGTCGGTCTTGTTCAGCGCCGAACTGCCGCTGACCACTCCGCTGAGGGTCAGCGTGCTACCGGATGCGGCGCTGACGTTGGCATTCGCTCCCAGAGTGACAGCACCGCTCACGGTACTGCTGCCACTGATCAGGTGCAACGCGCCGTAGTCGATGCTATCCACCGTCTTGCCGGTGCCAGACAGGGTGAGCGCATCGGCGATGGTCAGGCTGCCGCCAAGGCGCAGCGTCGCGCCGTCGTTGACAGTGGTGCCGCCGGCAGAGCTGCCAAGTGCGTTGTTGTGGCTGGCGAGCAGCGTGCCGGCCTGCACCGTGGTGGCGCCGGTGTAGGTGTTGTTGCCGCTCAGTTGCAGGATGGCCTGGCCGGTCTTGGTCAGGCTGCCGCTGCCGGAGACGACGCCAGAGAGTTTGAGGATGTTGCGGCCGCTACCGCCGATGACATCGATGGTGCCGCCGGATGCGCCCAGCGCCACCGCGTTGTCTATGGTGGTGGTCACCGGGGAACCGGCGGAGCCTCCGCTGACCAGTGTTGACAACGTGCCGCCATCCAGCGTCAGCGTGCCGGAGGACAGGTAGTCGTCGTTGTCGATGCGCAGGGTGCCGCCGTTGACGCTAATGCCGCCGGACATGCTCTCCTCGTTGC is a genomic window containing:
- a CDS encoding DUF4347 domain-containing protein gives rise to the protein MAHSKRDTRCNRQPCSAGMLALEPRVMFDAAVAASVVDLHQQATDAASQPHEAAREPVLPLLDQAKPPAAAPIQRNEVVFVDAGVKDYQQLLQALPAGAEVVVLDPATDGFAQMAAYLQGRQGLDAIHLISEGQRGGVEAGATWLTANTLDQHAAQLQQIGAALSVDGDILLYGCNVAAGSEGQPFLSQLAALTRADIAASTDWTGDAAQGGNWTLESSTGSIEASTVLTADSARDYQHELATLNAGDLAVIGVNLLTDTIRFVTFVDLPAGTVLKITDQGWNNDNVFNTTTAEGILTWTLSSSISKGTVFSLFLGGSDQADTLTNVTTGNNLSSQLSRSGWTTVTDPLILTGENLFIYQDNDTNPYFIFGWNSSTGSVDGSGWNTSVSSATPQYLPGSRLPGGTGSQNGLSNGTNAIGLNPQKDNFQYTGPTSAATAADWLARMASSSNWSGDDAGATTSSIGTSISILASDTTPPTVSAVSSSTANGSYKTGDVIAVTVTFNETVTVTGTPQLTLETGSTDRVVNYSSGSGSNTLTFNYTVQAGDTSADLDYLSTSALALNGGTIKDAAGNNATLMLASPGAANSLGASKAIIIDTTAPTVSSASSSAANGSYQAGDVIPITVTFSEAVTVTGTPQLTLETGSTDRVVNYSSGSGSNTLTFTYTVQAGDTSADLDYLSTSALSLNGGTIRDAAGNDATLTLASPGAAGSLGANKNIVVTSNTAPTLSNLNGDSVAWAGVGSTVLLDSGGNATLSDTELGALGGGNGDWAGASLTVQRSGTAITSDVFGFDTSGASFTVSGSNLQSGGLTFATYTNSGGVLSISFTSSGTAATTALVQDVMRHVSYRNDTPAGDATVRFTLSDGTSSTTADVTVSSDTIYVTNITDTATIDRTNGVSFSEAVAIAAADSTGSQTLILAGNLASQTVALAGNLILNESLTLNADAASGVNIYGGTTASIWLNSGTTLTFSNASGTATISSTLAGTGSLAKTGAGTLALTSNGNEESMSGGISVNGGTLRIDNDDYLSSGTLTLDGGTLSTLVSGGSAGSPVTTTIDNAVALGASGGTIDVIGGSGRNILKLSGVVSGSGSLTKTGQAILQLSGNNTYTGATTVQAGTLLASHNNALGSSAGGTTVNDGATLRLGGSLTIADALTLSGTGKTVDSIDYGALHLISGSSTVSGAVTLGANANVSAASGSTLTLSGVVSGSSALNKTDAGTLTLSGSNTYTGTTTVSAGTLAVSGGSAIVDSGALTVSSGATFQLSASETIGSLTGAGNVALGANTLTAGGNNTSTTFSGILSGSGGVTKTGSGTLTLSGTNTYTGASSVSAGTLAVTGALSGTSAVTVASGATLVGTGSIFATSSSNTLTVNSGGTLSPGSGGAGTLTVNGNLTVASGGTLAVDIAGTTAGSGYDVVDVKGTVAVAGATLSVTHSYTPGNGDAYTIITNDGSDAVTGTFSGLAEGGTQTAGGNGTVLAASYIGGTGNDVTLTAPINAAPVVSNLGGDSVGYTEGGSVVLLDSGSNALLTDADSADFNGGNVTVAIVANRVAGEDVLAVRNEGTGSGQIGVSGSNITYNFGAGAVTIGSFSGGTGTSDLVVTFNGNATATAAQALLRNLTYANSNSGDINTATRTVRITVNDGDGGTSSNADVTVSVTGVNDAPTLSATGGTPTYTEGGSAVDLFSSVGIGTVEAGQSIDQLTFTIANLADGSSEILSVDGSDVVLTNGNSVTTATNGMMVSVSVTGSTATVTVSKAGGISVSAAQTLVDGLGYRNTSDAPGTTSRVVTLTGIRDTGGTSNSGVDASSLSVAATVGVAAVNDAPTLSGGSYVLAGTDENTTSSGTLVSTILAGLTFGDVDAGALSGIAITATAGNGTWQYSTDGTTWNSVGSVAGNAALLLSSSSRVRYVPDAANGETATFTFRGWDQTSGSASTNSTRQTADTTTNGGTSAYSTGTAQASLTVSAVNDASTVTTSGGSAAFTEANNATSTPVAIDSGLTLSDVDSSTLASATVSITGNFQSGEDVLAFSNDGSTMGNISASYNSGTGVLTLTSSGATATVAQWQAALRAVTYTNSSDTPNTATRVVSFVVNDGGADSSAATRNVTVASTNDAPILSASAGTTAFTEGNNATSVPVVIDNALILSDLDSGTLASAAVSITGNFQAGQDVLAFSNTSSSSYGNISASYNSGTGVLTLTSSGATATQAQWQAALRAVTYTNTAETPNTSTRTVSFTINDGSTGSASVTKSVSVASINDAPIVTVPASIAVTEDTASALTGISFSDSDAGSASVTATLSVASGSLSATSGGGVTVGGTSSALTLTGSVANINAFIAASNVSFTTASNATGDVTLTAALNDGGNTGSGGAQSDSETTTLQVTAVNDAPTISAPASIGVTEDVGTALTGISFADVDAGSGTATATLSVASGALSAISGSGVTVSGSGTGTLTLAGTIADINAFIAASNVSFTTASNATGNVVLTVAIDDGGSTGADPGNSGTGSSEAAATTVTLAVTAVNDAPVNTAPATASVDQDANLVFSSGNGNAISISDVDAGSGTVRVTLTATHGLLMLGGTSGLSFSVGSGTSDSTMTFEGSIASINLALQGMIFSPTGGYNGPASLQITTSDLGLSGSGGTQTDTDTIAITVNRINPVVSTVHVSNADGGYKAGDTLYATITFDQIVNVDTSAGTPTLLLETGSTDRAASYVSGSGSATLTFAYTVQAGNVSTDLDYASTAALALNGSTIRSATHLDALLTLPTVGGAASIAGQHAILIDGIAPTVTSVEVPADGHYVAGQHLDFTVNFSEAVVVATGGGTPRLAVTLDTGGTVYADYLSGSGSNALTFRLTVASGQLDNNGIAVASSLDLNGGTIRDAVGNNAATALNSVGSTTGVLVDVVIPSVASVSVPANGQYNAGDVLSLTVTTSEAVTVSGSGTPRLALTVGGRTVYANYVSGSGSTALLFQYTVQAGDTGADGIAVGGTLDLNGGTVRDAAGNDLVLALNNVGAGSGVLVDTTAPSASGIVRVDASPTNAGAVSYTVTFSEDVSGVDAADFGLILTGTASGSIASVSQVDAHTYTVLVTGLSGTGSVRLDLASSGTGIQDGAGNALNGGLAGAVYSLDRDASTVTSVGVPADGRYVAGQHLDFTVNFSEAVVVATGGGTPRLAVTLDTGGTVYADYLSGSGSNALTFHLTVASGQLDNNGIAVASSLDLNGGMIRDAVGNDAVTALNSVGSTSGVLVDVVIPSVASVSVPANGQYNAGDVLSLTVTTSEAVTVSGGGTPRLAVTLDTGGTVYADYLSGSGSNALTFHLTVASGQLDNNGIAVASSLDLNGGMIRDAVGNDAVTALNSVGSTSGVLVDAVVPAATAIARVDVSPTSNSSASYTVTFSEDVSGVDAGDFTLLASGSAAGRISSVTQVDGHTYVVAISDIGGSGTLRLDLNGSGTGIVDVAGNAVASSLEGESYSVVPPLVSPDPVIVIGIDPGGLTVPEIGSDPIDLGPITPNIVLAALNGSGTTPVSASAPTAVTLTVPAVAGEPILVTDRIEMVLPSTGSSSTPAVSSPLLQVEANQAQPIEVRLPQVNQALLSGQSFGFALPSGIFSVSPAAGSTRVEVRQSNGRSLPSWMRYDAASGTFSGQAPAGQRQPLELTITIRDAKGNVGVSRLRVDFGDVQGALERPAKQVAQMDQVAGKLALAEQFVRYGQPDFERGVDALLGVSGREPVVG